One genomic segment of Drosophila melanogaster chromosome 3L includes these proteins:
- the TfIIEalpha gene encoding transcription factor IIEalpha, protein MSSTSTAAANAAPAKTEVRYVTEVPSSLKQLARLVVRGFYSLEDALIIDMLVRNPCMKEDDIGELLRFEKKQLRARITTLRTDKFIQIRLKMETGPDGKAQKVNYYFINYKTFVNVVKYKLDLMRKRMETEERDATSRASFKCSSCSKTFTDLEADQLFDMATLEFRCTFCGSSVEEDSAAMPKKDSRLMLAHFNEQLQPLYDLLREVEGIKLAPEVLEPEPVDIDTIRGLNKPNATRPDGMAWSGEATRNQGFAVEETRVDVTIGGDDTSDAVIERKSRPIWMTESTVITDTDAADGAADAVQTASGSGHRNRKENEDIMSVLLQHEKQPGQKEPHMKGMRVGSSNANSSDSSDDEKDIENSKIPDVDFDNYINSDSAEEDDDVPTVLVAGRPHPLDQLDDNLIAQMTPQEKENYIHVYQQHYSHIFE, encoded by the exons ATGTCGTCGACATCGACGGCTGCAGCGAACGCAGCGCCAGCGAAGACGGAGGTGCGGTACGTGACCGAGGTGCCCAGCAGTCTGAAGCAACTGGCGCGCCTCGTGGTCCGTGGATTCTATTCCCTGGAGGATGCGCTTATCATCGACATGCTGGTGCGGAATCCCTGCATGAAGGAGGACGACATCGGCGAGCTGTTGCGCTTCGAGAAGAAGCAGTTAAGGGCCCGGATAACCACGCTGCGCACCGACAAGTTCATCCAGATCAGGCTTAAAATGGAAACGGGGCCGGATGGTAAGGCGCAGAAGGTCAATTACTACTTCATCAACTACAAGACCTTCGTGAACGTGGTGAAGTACAAGCTGGATCTCATGCGCAAGCGTATGGAGACGGAGGAGCGTGATGCCACCAGTAGAGCAAGTTTTAAGTGCTCTTCGTGTTCCAAAACATTCACGGACCTCGAAGCGGACCAGCTGTTCGACATGGCCACGCTGGAGTTCCGGTGCACCTTCTGCGGCAGTTCCGTGGAGGAGGACAGCGCCGCCATGCCCAAGAAAGACTCCCGCCTAATGCTAGCGCACTTCAacgagcagctgcagccacTGTACGACCTGCTCCGTGAGGTGGAGGGCATCAAGCTGGCGCCAGAGGTGCTCGAACCGGAGCCCGTGGACATCGACACCATTCGAGGACTGAACAAACCCAACGCCACGCGACCGGACGGCATGGCGTGGTCGGGTGAGGCGACGAGAAACCAGGGCTTTGCCGTGGAGGAAACTCGTGTGGACGTCACCATTGGCGGCGACGACACCTCGGATGCGGTGATTGAGCGCAAGTCGCGCCCCATTTGGATGACAGAGAGCACTGTGATAACCGACACGGATGCTGCCGATGGCGCGGCCGATGCGGTGCAGACGGCAAGCGGATCTGGGCATCGCAACCGAAAGGAAAACGAGGACATCATGTCCGTGCTGCTGCAGCATGAGAAGCAGCCGGGCCAGAAGGAGCCGCATATGAAGGGTATGCGAGTGGGCTCATCGAACGCCAACTCTAGCGATTCCAGCGACGACGAAAAGGACATCGAAAATTCCAAGATTC CTGATGTCGACTTCGACAATTATATCAACTCAGATTCCGCggaggaggacgacgatgTGCCCACTGTGCTAGTGGCTGGACGACCGCATCCGCTCGACCAACTGGACGACAACCTGATAGCCCAGATGACGCCGCAGGAGAAGGAGAACTACATACACGTATACCAGCAGCACTACAGCCATATATTCGAATGA
- the Sugb gene encoding sugar baby, isoform E gives MKATIDKELLPMKAHYFLFNAGTAPVVPFMPTLAGQLGYSPAVVGTMYTILPIIGMLAKPLFGYIADRYHRHRPLFLGGQVLTGIAFFLIMFVPGMEKPLPKVEFHCHQGVSDIPRFCSEYGECVERNLERYYGNRTLECELNCEAQPFMWDIVCEDWLKNNTENCAANRTNTQMEFGASITMQKIENDGSCMFFMIPHDQGQIAGQNVTLYCPKEKEYFKSNCTMDCREDYLKEQLAESAVINTSSAVTMPQFWLFFGLLIFSWIGMAVVVSIGDAICFGILGDRHHLYGKQRLCGSLGWGVFALLAGLLVDHMSLGEVNKNYTAVFWMALLIMGFDVFASSKLRHTPTHLSSNILKDVGQMFLSVRCVIFFLWCVAIGLGTALIWNFLFIYLEELDKAFEGCDSSIKTLEGLVMGIQCFGGELPFFFLSGWILKKIGHVNAMSVVLFGFGVRFILYSMLQNPWYILPIELMNGVTFGLFYATMASYASIVAPPGTDATMQSLVGAIFEGVGVSMGSLIAGQLFESVTARTTFEIFGIGAFIVFVIHVCIQLYLQRNSNIDENGTVKYFAPTDAMHMLNDQEYSRVS, from the exons ATGAAGGCCACCATCGATAAGGAGCTGCTGCCCATGAAGGCGCACTACTTTCTCTTCAACGCCG gcACCGCTCCCGTCGTCCCCTTCATGCCCACTCTGGCCGGCCAATTGGGCTACTCCCCCGCCGTTGTGGGCACCATGTACACTATCCTTCCCATCATCGGAATGCTGGCGAAGCCCCTCTTTGGATACATTGCGGACCG GTACCATCGCCATCGACCCCTATTTCTGGGTGGCCAGGTCCTCACGGGCATCGCCTTTTTCCTCATCATGTTCGTGCCGGGAATGGAGAAGCCGTTGCCCAAGGTCGAGTTCCACTGCCACCAGGGTGTATCCGACATTCCGAGATTCTGCTCGGAGTACGGCGAGTGCGTGGAGAGAAATCTTGAGCGGTACTACGGGAACAGGACGTTGGAGTGTGAACTGAACTGCGAGGCACAGCCCTTCATGTGGGACATAGTGTGTGAAGATTGGCTAAAGAACAACACGGAAAACTGTGCCGCCAATCGAACCAATACCCAGATGGAATTCGGAGCCAGCATAACTATGCAAAAGATTGAGAATGATGGCAGCTGCATGTTCTTCATGATTCCGCACGATCAAGGCCAGATTGCAGGCCAGAATGTCACGTTGTACTGCCCGAAGGAGAAGGAGTACTTCAAATCCAATTGCACCATGGACTGTCGTGAGGACTATCTCAAGGAGCAGCTGGCGGAGAGTGCTGTGATTAACACGAGTAGTGCCGTAACCATGCCGCAGTTTTGGCTGTTCTTTGGCCTGCTCATCTTCAGCTGGATCGGCATGGCGGTGGTGGTCAGCATTGGTGACGCCATATGCTTTGGCATCCTCGGCGATCGTCATCACCTGTACGGCAAACAGCGCCTGTGCGGCTCCCTTGGATGGGGAGTTTTTGCCCTCTTGGCCGGCCTCCTTGTGGATCACATGTCATTGGGTGAGGTGAACAAGAACTACACGGCCGTGTTCTGGATGGCTTTGCTTATCATGGGATTTGATGTGTTCGCATCATCCAAGCTGAGG CACACGCCAACACATTTGTCGTCCAATATTTTGAAAGATGTGGGTCAGATGTTTCTCTCGGTGCGCTGCGTTATATTTTTCTTGTGGTGCGTTGCCATTGGACTTGGAACGGCGCTGATATGGAACTTCCTTTTCATATACCTGGAGGAGCTGGACAAGGCGTTCGAGGGATGCGACAGCTCGATTAAGACATTGGAGGGCTTGGTCATGGGGATTCAGTGTTTTGGCGGTGAGCTGCCGTTCTTCTTCCTATCCGGATGGATTCTAAAGAAAATTGGCCATGTAAACGCCATGAGTGTGGTGCTTTTTGGATTCGGAGTGAGATTTATTCTCTACTCGATGCTTCAGAATCCCTGGTACATCCTGCCCATCGAACTGATGAACGGGGTGACCTTCGGTCTATTTTATGCAACAATGGCCTCCTATGCAAGCATTGTGGCACCGCCAGGCACCGATGCTACCATGCAG AGTCTGGTTGGAGCGATATTCGAAGGCGTTGGTGTGTCAATGGGCAGCCTGATCGCTGGACAGCTATTTGAGTCGGTCACTGCACGCACCACCTTTGAGATCTTCGGAATTGGTGCCTTCATTGTCTTTGTGATCCACGTTTGCATCCAGCTGTATCTGCagcgcaacagcaacatcgaCGAAAATG GCACTGTCAAGTATTTCGCACCGACAGATGCAATGCACATGCTGAATGATCAGGAGTATAGTAGAGTTAGCTAA
- the Sugb gene encoding sugar baby, isoform F has product MKATIDKELLPMKAHYFLFNAGTAPVVPFMPTLAGQLGYSPAVVGTMYTILPIIGMLAKPLFGYIADRYHRHRPLFLGGQVLTGIAFFLIMFVPGMEKPLPKVEFHCHQGVSDIPRFCSEYGECVERNLERYYGNRTLECELNCEAQPFMWDIVCEDWLKNNTENCAANRTNTQMEFGASITMQKIENDGSCMFFMIPHDQGQIAGQNVTLYCPKEKEYFKSNCTMDCREDYLKEQLAESAVINTSSAVTMPQFWLFFGLLIFSWIGMAVVVSIGDAICFGILGDRHHLYGKQRLCGSLGWGVFALLAGLLVDHMSLGEVNKNYTAVFWMALLIMGFDVFASSKLRHTPTHLSSNILKDVGQMFLSVRCVIFFLWCVAIGLGTALIWNFLFIYLEELDKAFEGCDSSIKTLEGLVMGIQCFGGELPFFFLSGWILKKIGHVNAMSVVLFGFGVRFILYSMLQNPWYILPIELMNGVTFGLFYATMASYASIVAPPGTDATMQSLVGAIFEGVGVSMGSLIAGQLFESVTARTTFEIFGIGAFIVFVIHVCIQLYLQRNSNIDENGKGTVKYFAPTDAMHMLNDQEYSRVS; this is encoded by the exons ATGAAGGCCACCATCGATAAGGAGCTGCTGCCCATGAAGGCGCACTACTTTCTCTTCAACGCCG gcACCGCTCCCGTCGTCCCCTTCATGCCCACTCTGGCCGGCCAATTGGGCTACTCCCCCGCCGTTGTGGGCACCATGTACACTATCCTTCCCATCATCGGAATGCTGGCGAAGCCCCTCTTTGGATACATTGCGGACCG GTACCATCGCCATCGACCCCTATTTCTGGGTGGCCAGGTCCTCACGGGCATCGCCTTTTTCCTCATCATGTTCGTGCCGGGAATGGAGAAGCCGTTGCCCAAGGTCGAGTTCCACTGCCACCAGGGTGTATCCGACATTCCGAGATTCTGCTCGGAGTACGGCGAGTGCGTGGAGAGAAATCTTGAGCGGTACTACGGGAACAGGACGTTGGAGTGTGAACTGAACTGCGAGGCACAGCCCTTCATGTGGGACATAGTGTGTGAAGATTGGCTAAAGAACAACACGGAAAACTGTGCCGCCAATCGAACCAATACCCAGATGGAATTCGGAGCCAGCATAACTATGCAAAAGATTGAGAATGATGGCAGCTGCATGTTCTTCATGATTCCGCACGATCAAGGCCAGATTGCAGGCCAGAATGTCACGTTGTACTGCCCGAAGGAGAAGGAGTACTTCAAATCCAATTGCACCATGGACTGTCGTGAGGACTATCTCAAGGAGCAGCTGGCGGAGAGTGCTGTGATTAACACGAGTAGTGCCGTAACCATGCCGCAGTTTTGGCTGTTCTTTGGCCTGCTCATCTTCAGCTGGATCGGCATGGCGGTGGTGGTCAGCATTGGTGACGCCATATGCTTTGGCATCCTCGGCGATCGTCATCACCTGTACGGCAAACAGCGCCTGTGCGGCTCCCTTGGATGGGGAGTTTTTGCCCTCTTGGCCGGCCTCCTTGTGGATCACATGTCATTGGGTGAGGTGAACAAGAACTACACGGCCGTGTTCTGGATGGCTTTGCTTATCATGGGATTTGATGTGTTCGCATCATCCAAGCTGAGG CACACGCCAACACATTTGTCGTCCAATATTTTGAAAGATGTGGGTCAGATGTTTCTCTCGGTGCGCTGCGTTATATTTTTCTTGTGGTGCGTTGCCATTGGACTTGGAACGGCGCTGATATGGAACTTCCTTTTCATATACCTGGAGGAGCTGGACAAGGCGTTCGAGGGATGCGACAGCTCGATTAAGACATTGGAGGGCTTGGTCATGGGGATTCAGTGTTTTGGCGGTGAGCTGCCGTTCTTCTTCCTATCCGGATGGATTCTAAAGAAAATTGGCCATGTAAACGCCATGAGTGTGGTGCTTTTTGGATTCGGAGTGAGATTTATTCTCTACTCGATGCTTCAGAATCCCTGGTACATCCTGCCCATCGAACTGATGAACGGGGTGACCTTCGGTCTATTTTATGCAACAATGGCCTCCTATGCAAGCATTGTGGCACCGCCAGGCACCGATGCTACCATGCAG AGTCTGGTTGGAGCGATATTCGAAGGCGTTGGTGTGTCAATGGGCAGCCTGATCGCTGGACAGCTATTTGAGTCGGTCACTGCACGCACCACCTTTGAGATCTTCGGAATTGGTGCCTTCATTGTCTTTGTGATCCACGTTTGCATCCAGCTGTATCTGCagcgcaacagcaacatcgaCGAAAATGGTAAGG GCACTGTCAAGTATTTCGCACCGACAGATGCAATGCACATGCTGAATGATCAGGAGTATAGTAGAGTTAGCTAA
- the Sugb gene encoding sugar baby, isoform C — MKATIDKELLPMKAHYFLFNAGTAPVVPFMPTLAGQLGYSPAVVGTMYTILPIIGMLAKPLFGYIADRYHRHRPLFLGGQVLTGIAFFLIMFVPGMEKPLPKVEFHCHQGVSDIPRFCSEYGECVERNLERYYGNRTLECELNCEAQPFMWDIVCEDWLKNNTENCAANRTNTQMEFGASITMQKIENDGSCMFFMIPHDQGQIAGQNVTLYCPKEKEYFKSNCTMDCREDYLKEQLAESAVINTSSAVTMPQFWLFFGLLIFSWIGMAVVVSIGDAICFGILGDRHHLYGKQRLCGSLGWGVFALLAGLLVDHMSLGEVNKNYTAVFWMALLIMGFDVFASSKLRHTPTHLSSNILKDVGQMFLSVRCVIFFLWCVAIGLGTALIWNFLFIYLEELDKAFEGCDSSIKTLEGLVMGIQCFGGELPFFFLSGWILKKIGHVNAMSVVLFGFGVRFILYSMLQNPWYILPIELMNGVTFGLFYATMASYASIVAPPGTDATMQSLVGAIFEGVGVSMGSLIAGQLFESVTARTTFEIFGIGAFIVFVIHVCIQLYLQRNSNIDENGKGTVASASATASPSAPLETDIPKNTDHKDGDGFREVDLS; from the exons ATGAAGGCCACCATCGATAAGGAGCTGCTGCCCATGAAGGCGCACTACTTTCTCTTCAACGCCG gcACCGCTCCCGTCGTCCCCTTCATGCCCACTCTGGCCGGCCAATTGGGCTACTCCCCCGCCGTTGTGGGCACCATGTACACTATCCTTCCCATCATCGGAATGCTGGCGAAGCCCCTCTTTGGATACATTGCGGACCG GTACCATCGCCATCGACCCCTATTTCTGGGTGGCCAGGTCCTCACGGGCATCGCCTTTTTCCTCATCATGTTCGTGCCGGGAATGGAGAAGCCGTTGCCCAAGGTCGAGTTCCACTGCCACCAGGGTGTATCCGACATTCCGAGATTCTGCTCGGAGTACGGCGAGTGCGTGGAGAGAAATCTTGAGCGGTACTACGGGAACAGGACGTTGGAGTGTGAACTGAACTGCGAGGCACAGCCCTTCATGTGGGACATAGTGTGTGAAGATTGGCTAAAGAACAACACGGAAAACTGTGCCGCCAATCGAACCAATACCCAGATGGAATTCGGAGCCAGCATAACTATGCAAAAGATTGAGAATGATGGCAGCTGCATGTTCTTCATGATTCCGCACGATCAAGGCCAGATTGCAGGCCAGAATGTCACGTTGTACTGCCCGAAGGAGAAGGAGTACTTCAAATCCAATTGCACCATGGACTGTCGTGAGGACTATCTCAAGGAGCAGCTGGCGGAGAGTGCTGTGATTAACACGAGTAGTGCCGTAACCATGCCGCAGTTTTGGCTGTTCTTTGGCCTGCTCATCTTCAGCTGGATCGGCATGGCGGTGGTGGTCAGCATTGGTGACGCCATATGCTTTGGCATCCTCGGCGATCGTCATCACCTGTACGGCAAACAGCGCCTGTGCGGCTCCCTTGGATGGGGAGTTTTTGCCCTCTTGGCCGGCCTCCTTGTGGATCACATGTCATTGGGTGAGGTGAACAAGAACTACACGGCCGTGTTCTGGATGGCTTTGCTTATCATGGGATTTGATGTGTTCGCATCATCCAAGCTGAGG CACACGCCAACACATTTGTCGTCCAATATTTTGAAAGATGTGGGTCAGATGTTTCTCTCGGTGCGCTGCGTTATATTTTTCTTGTGGTGCGTTGCCATTGGACTTGGAACGGCGCTGATATGGAACTTCCTTTTCATATACCTGGAGGAGCTGGACAAGGCGTTCGAGGGATGCGACAGCTCGATTAAGACATTGGAGGGCTTGGTCATGGGGATTCAGTGTTTTGGCGGTGAGCTGCCGTTCTTCTTCCTATCCGGATGGATTCTAAAGAAAATTGGCCATGTAAACGCCATGAGTGTGGTGCTTTTTGGATTCGGAGTGAGATTTATTCTCTACTCGATGCTTCAGAATCCCTGGTACATCCTGCCCATCGAACTGATGAACGGGGTGACCTTCGGTCTATTTTATGCAACAATGGCCTCCTATGCAAGCATTGTGGCACCGCCAGGCACCGATGCTACCATGCAG AGTCTGGTTGGAGCGATATTCGAAGGCGTTGGTGTGTCAATGGGCAGCCTGATCGCTGGACAGCTATTTGAGTCGGTCACTGCACGCACCACCTTTGAGATCTTCGGAATTGGTGCCTTCATTGTCTTTGTGATCCACGTTTGCATCCAGCTGTATCTGCagcgcaacagcaacatcgaCGAAAATGGTAAGGGTACGGTCGCTTCTGCCTCCGCCACTGCCTCACCCTCTGCACCCTTGGAGACAGACATTCCTAAAAATACAGACCATAAAGACGGTGACGGGTTTCGCGAAGTCGACTTGAGTTGA
- the Pldn gene encoding pallidin, with the protein MLKSSNINSVLNELPNDPARDSTAQSSHNGKPKQDAETCCSSQDNEVMASLAALQLSAGVLQIAEPPLNHVRTQLRELIGRQNKTYIDLSKEKYKLDCSEVARLNDMMSDVKRYKDKLTKIKKEMQGVYQRTKELKKRAANVAACKQRDYQRKLERLQHEESLIGSQ; encoded by the exons atgTTGAAGAGCAGCAATATAAATAG TGTCCTCAACGAACTCCCTAATGACCCAGCAAGGGATTCCACCGCCCAATCTTCTCACAATGGAAAACCAAAACAAGATGCGGAAACCTGTTGCTCCTCCCAGGACAACGAAGTCATGGCCAGTCTAGCCGCTTTACAGTTGTCCGCTGGCGTCCTGCAAATAGCGGAGCCTCCACTAAACCATGTGCGCACCCAGCTTAGGGAATTGAT CGGTAGGCAGAACAAAACATACATCGATTTGTCCAAGGAGAAATATAAACTGGACTGCAGCGAAGTGGCCAGGCTGAATGATATG ATGAGCGATGTAAAGCGATACAAAGATAAGCTAACAAAAATCAAGAAGGAAATGCAGGGCGTCTATCAGCGCACCAAAGAGTTAAAG AAACGAGCCGCTAACGTGGCGGCCTGCAAGCAGCGTGACTACCAGCGGAAACTCGAGAGGCTACAGCACGAGGAGTCGCTCATTGGCAGCCAGTAG
- the CG14135 gene encoding uncharacterized protein, isoform B, with protein MRCAVKNCGNNNRIANRTKWRYFHFPKEKPNLQRWIDFCQRDNINPTTACICNEHFAPNDFERNMQYELGFSRKNPTKLKPGSFPSVNGPQKLAKELRGSIKRGSKSVPLAGSTKMSNIGFDPHHAGTQSSEGHETIEIQLCGFNTDIEGFEEAEDDDCPSGPRLVEVEILDPLNPQSNAKDHVEIIDSEGDSYVKHLELEICSLKREVFFLKDEYQKIKAEMRNLKDTIKRSEEELAEKQLQGVVKSRKRKSQF; from the exons atgcgCTGCGCTGTAAAAAATTGCGGAAATAATAATCGTATTGCCAATAGAACGAAATGGAGATACTTTCACTTCCCCAAAGAAAAGCCAAACCTCCAAAGGTGGATAGATTTTTGCCAGCGAGATAATATAAACCCCACAACTG CCTGTATTTGCAATGAGCACTTTGCACCCAATGACTTTGAGCGAAATATGCAATACGAATTGGGCTTTAGCCGCAAAAATCCAACAAAACTAAAGCCCGGCTCATTTCCGAGTGTGAATGGACCCCAAAAGTTGGCGAAGGAACTGCGAGGAAGTATCAAAAGGGGCTCCAAAAGTGTTCCCTTAGCTGGGTCTACGAAAATGTCCAATATAGGCTTTGATCCACACCATGCAGGAACGCAATCCTCGGAAGGCCACGAAACCATAGAAATCCAACTCTGTGGTTTTAATACAGATATTGAGGGCTTCGAAGAAGCCGAAGATGACGACTGTCCTTCAGGTCCCCGGCTCGTGGAAGTAGAAATATTGGATCCTCTTAACCCGCAGTCAAATGCCAAGGATCATGTGGAGATAATCGATTCGGAAGGCGACAGTTATGTGAAGCACTTGGAGCTCGAAAT ATGCTCCTTAAAGCGTGAGGTATTTTTCCTCAAAGACGAATACCAGAAGATAAAGGCTGAAATGCGTAATCTCAAGGACACAATAAAAAGATCAGAGGAAGAACTCGCAGAAAAACAACTCCAAGGTGTTGTTAAAAGCAGAAAA aGGAAATCTCAGTTTTGA
- the CG14135 gene encoding uncharacterized protein, isoform C yields the protein MRCAVKNCGNNNRIANRTKWRYFHFPKEKPNLQRWIDFCQRDNINPTTACICNEHFAPNDFERNMQYELGFSRKNPTKLKPGSFPSVNGPQKLAKELRGSIKRGSKSVPLAGSTKMSNIGFDPHHAGTQSSEGHETIEIQLCGFNTDIEGFEEAEDDDCPSGPRLVEVEILDPLNPQSNAKDHVEIIDSEGDSYVKHLELEICSLKREVFFLKDEYQKIKAEMRNLKDTIKRSEEELAEKQLQGVVKSRKVGLRFWFVP from the exons atgcgCTGCGCTGTAAAAAATTGCGGAAATAATAATCGTATTGCCAATAGAACGAAATGGAGATACTTTCACTTCCCCAAAGAAAAGCCAAACCTCCAAAGGTGGATAGATTTTTGCCAGCGAGATAATATAAACCCCACAACTG CCTGTATTTGCAATGAGCACTTTGCACCCAATGACTTTGAGCGAAATATGCAATACGAATTGGGCTTTAGCCGCAAAAATCCAACAAAACTAAAGCCCGGCTCATTTCCGAGTGTGAATGGACCCCAAAAGTTGGCGAAGGAACTGCGAGGAAGTATCAAAAGGGGCTCCAAAAGTGTTCCCTTAGCTGGGTCTACGAAAATGTCCAATATAGGCTTTGATCCACACCATGCAGGAACGCAATCCTCGGAAGGCCACGAAACCATAGAAATCCAACTCTGTGGTTTTAATACAGATATTGAGGGCTTCGAAGAAGCCGAAGATGACGACTGTCCTTCAGGTCCCCGGCTCGTGGAAGTAGAAATATTGGATCCTCTTAACCCGCAGTCAAATGCCAAGGATCATGTGGAGATAATCGATTCGGAAGGCGACAGTTATGTGAAGCACTTGGAGCTCGAAAT ATGCTCCTTAAAGCGTGAGGTATTTTTCCTCAAAGACGAATACCAGAAGATAAAGGCTGAAATGCGTAATCTCAAGGACACAATAAAAAGATCAGAGGAAGAACTCGCAGAAAAACAACTCCAAGGTGTTGTTAAAAGCAGAAAAGTTGGTTTGAGGTTTTGGTTTGTTCCTTGA